One window of the Acinetobacter equi genome contains the following:
- the secD gene encoding protein translocase subunit SecD, whose product MRYPAWKYLLIIVVLVISTLYALPSLYPDEPAVQISGAKAGTQIDQSILQKAEQILKSEKIASHDNTFTNNAALLRVDSSEAQLKAKEALRRGLGDDYVVALNLAPTTPEWLQKIGAKPMKLGLDLRGGVHFLLEVDMDKAIAQRMETSTTDLRRQFRDNKIKFNSLSLNNNTINVQFANTSDREAAMDFLRRNGNEYTQQAVATPEGATLRLAYTPARKQEIESYAVNQNLTTLRNRINELGVAEALVQTQGSNRIVVELPGVQDTAEAKRVLGRTANLEFRLVSDLNDQTIDPYTGQVQGAVPPGTEAFAYESLDSGRQLLLNRNRILTGERVQNASSGFSQDTGGAEVNITLDSAGGKLMADATRNAVGKRMAVLFIENKQKINYVQDPETGVQTEVRTPYTESVIINAATVQAVLGSQFRITGLSSPQEAAELALMLRAGALAAPMYFVEERVIGPSLGQENIDKGVLSTQIGFLLVAIWMVVFFRLFGIIANFALVFNLAMILTVMSWIGASLTLPGIAGIVITIGMAVDANVLICERIREEMKWGASPKQAIVAGYDRAYNTIFDSNLTTFLVAFILFAIGTGPIKGFAVTLMIGIVCSMFTAITVTRAIVQIIYGKRRNLKKLSI is encoded by the coding sequence ATGCGTTACCCAGCATGGAAATATCTACTTATCATTGTTGTTTTAGTGATAAGTACTTTATATGCCCTGCCAAGTTTGTATCCAGATGAACCTGCTGTTCAAATTTCCGGTGCCAAAGCTGGTACTCAAATTGATCAAAGCATCTTACAAAAAGCAGAGCAAATTTTAAAAAGCGAAAAAATTGCTAGTCACGATAATACCTTTACCAATAATGCCGCACTTTTGCGTGTTGATAGTTCAGAAGCACAATTAAAAGCGAAGGAAGCATTACGTCGTGGTTTAGGTGATGACTATGTTGTTGCTCTTAACTTAGCTCCAACCACTCCAGAATGGCTACAAAAAATTGGTGCTAAACCAATGAAACTCGGCCTCGACTTACGTGGTGGTGTTCACTTCTTACTTGAAGTGGATATGGATAAAGCAATTGCACAACGTATGGAAACATCCACTACGGATCTTCGTCGTCAATTCCGCGATAATAAAATTAAATTTAATAGTTTATCTTTAAACAACAATACGATTAACGTTCAATTCGCGAATACATCAGATCGTGAAGCGGCTATGGATTTCTTGCGTCGTAATGGCAATGAATATACTCAGCAAGCTGTTGCAACTCCTGAAGGTGCAACATTACGTTTAGCGTATACACCAGCACGTAAGCAAGAAATTGAATCTTATGCTGTCAACCAAAACTTAACAACTTTACGTAATCGTATCAATGAATTAGGTGTTGCTGAAGCGTTAGTTCAAACTCAAGGTAGCAATCGTATTGTTGTTGAATTACCTGGTGTTCAAGATACAGCTGAAGCAAAACGTGTTTTAGGTCGTACAGCGAACTTAGAATTCCGTTTAGTATCTGACTTAAATGATCAAACAATTGATCCTTACACAGGTCAAGTACAAGGTGCTGTTCCTCCAGGAACAGAAGCTTTTGCTTACGAGTCTTTAGACAGCGGTCGTCAACTATTGTTAAACCGTAACCGTATTTTAACAGGTGAACGTGTTCAAAATGCATCTAGTGGCTTTAGCCAAGATACTGGTGGCGCTGAAGTAAATATTACTTTGGATTCTGCTGGCGGTAAGCTTATGGCAGATGCTACACGAAATGCTGTGGGCAAACGTATGGCTGTTTTGTTTATTGAAAATAAACAAAAAATTAACTACGTACAAGATCCAGAAACAGGTGTTCAAACTGAAGTTCGTACACCATATACAGAATCTGTCATTATTAATGCTGCAACGGTTCAAGCTGTATTAGGATCACAATTCCGTATTACAGGTCTAAGCTCTCCTCAAGAAGCTGCTGAACTTGCATTAATGCTTCGTGCTGGTGCTTTAGCTGCGCCAATGTACTTTGTTGAAGAACGTGTAATTGGCCCTAGCCTTGGTCAAGAAAACATTGATAAAGGTGTATTGTCAACTCAAATTGGCTTCTTACTCGTTGCGATTTGGATGGTGGTATTCTTCCGTCTATTCGGTATCATTGCCAACTTTGCGCTTGTCTTTAACTTAGCCATGATTTTAACAGTCATGTCTTGGATTGGTGCATCACTTACATTACCTGGTATTGCAGGTATCGTAATTACCATTGGTATGGCCGTCGACGCCAACGTACTCATATGTGAGCGTATACGAGAAGAAATGAAATGGGGTGCATCTCCAAAACAAGCCATTGTGGCGGGTTATGATCGTGCATATAACACCATTTTTGACTCAAACTTAACAACTTTCTTAGTTGCATTTATCTTATTCGCTATCGGTACAGGTCCTATTAAAGGCTTTGCGGTAACGTTAATGATTGGTATTGTTTGTTCTATGTTTACTGCAATTACAGTAACTCGTGCAATCGTACAAATTATTTATGGTAAACGTCGTAACTTGAAAAAGTTGAGCATTTAA
- the yajC gene encoding preprotein translocase subunit YajC: MSLFIATAHAAGETAQQPGLMANVLMIAVFVAIFYFLIWRPQSKRAKEHRSLIESLGVGSEVVFAGGLMGKITKIEGDFAVVELSRGVEVKVQRASVVSVLPEGTLNSL; encoded by the coding sequence ATGAGCCTTTTTATTGCTACTGCTCATGCAGCTGGTGAAACAGCACAACAACCTGGCCTAATGGCTAACGTATTAATGATTGCTGTTTTTGTTGCAATTTTCTACTTTTTAATCTGGCGTCCTCAATCAAAACGCGCAAAAGAACATCGCTCTTTAATTGAAAGCCTAGGTGTTGGTAGTGAAGTTGTTTTTGCTGGTGGTTTAATGGGGAAAATCACTAAAATTGAAGGTGATTTTGCAGTTGTTGAGTTAAGTCGTGGTGTAGAAGTGAAAGTTCAACGCGCAAGTGTTGTTTCAGTTTTACCAGAAGGTACTCTCAATAGTCTTTAA
- the tgt gene encoding tRNA guanosine(34) transglycosylase Tgt, protein MKFEKLGQSGRARRGRLTLAHGVVETPVFMPVGTYGTVKGMLPRDIEEIKAQIILGNTFHLYLRPGLEVIKEHGGLHEFMKWNKPILTDSGGFQVFSLGAMRKIKEEGVTFRSPIDGSKVFLSPEISMDIQHTLNSDIVMIFDECTPYPATHEEAQKSLQLSLRWAKRCKTQHHDELKNTNALFGIIQGGMYEDLRDESLNGLLEIGFDGYAIGGLSVGEPKEEMIKVLDYLPAKMPEDKPRYLMGVGKPEDIVEGIRRGVDMFDCVMPSRNARNGHYFVTDGLVRIRNAKYRHDQSPLDPHCDCYTCQNFTRAYLFHLEKCGEMLGSMLGTIHNLRYYQRFTEDIRNALDNGTFDAFVEDFYKRRGLEVPPCPQ, encoded by the coding sequence ATGAAGTTTGAAAAACTAGGTCAGTCGGGTCGTGCTCGACGTGGTCGTTTAACCCTTGCACATGGTGTAGTTGAAACACCTGTATTTATGCCAGTTGGAACATACGGTACTGTAAAAGGTATGCTTCCACGCGATATTGAAGAAATTAAAGCCCAAATTATTTTAGGCAACACATTTCATCTTTACTTACGCCCAGGTTTAGAAGTCATTAAAGAACATGGTGGCCTCCATGAATTTATGAAATGGAATAAGCCTATTTTAACTGACTCAGGCGGCTTCCAAGTTTTCAGCCTTGGTGCAATGCGTAAAATTAAAGAAGAAGGTGTTACCTTCCGTTCTCCTATTGACGGTTCAAAAGTATTCCTTTCTCCTGAAATTTCAATGGATATTCAACATACATTGAATTCAGACATTGTGATGATTTTTGATGAATGTACACCGTATCCTGCAACACATGAAGAAGCACAAAAATCATTGCAGCTTTCTTTGCGTTGGGCAAAACGTTGTAAGACTCAACATCATGATGAATTAAAAAATACCAATGCACTATTTGGGATTATCCAAGGTGGTATGTATGAAGATTTACGTGATGAATCTTTAAATGGATTACTCGAAATTGGCTTTGATGGTTATGCCATCGGTGGTTTATCTGTAGGTGAACCTAAAGAAGAAATGATCAAAGTCTTAGATTACCTTCCTGCAAAAATGCCTGAAGATAAACCACGCTATTTAATGGGCGTTGGTAAACCTGAAGATATTGTTGAAGGTATTCGTCGTGGCGTAGATATGTTTGACTGCGTAATGCCATCTCGTAATGCCCGTAATGGTCATTATTTTGTTACGGATGGTTTAGTTCGTATTCGTAATGCAAAATATCGTCATGATCAAAGCCCTCTTGATCCACATTGTGATTGTTATACCTGTCAAAACTTTACACGTGCCTATTTATTCCATTTAGAAAAATGCGGTGAAATGCTAGGTTCAATGTTAGGCACTATTCACAATCTTCGTTATTACCAACGCTTTACTGAAGATATTCGAAATGCATTAGATAACGGAACTTTCGATGCATTTGTGGAAGACTTTTATAAACGTCGTGGCTTAGAAGTCCCTCCATGCCCACAATAA
- the queA gene encoding tRNA preQ1(34) S-adenosylmethionine ribosyltransferase-isomerase QueA codes for MQLSDFNFDLPDELIARYPLKTRSASRLLHLDANGTYHDHQFTDILDLLSPGDLLVLNDTKVMKARLKGKRATGGAVEVLVERMQDKFIAHCHIKASNSPKPGAELFIGEDQVKVTVQGRHENLFIVEFSQPILDVLDQYGSLPIPPYFNREAEDIDTERYQTVFNDPTKLASVAAPTASLHFDEVLLKKLEEKGINKTFVTLHVGAGTFLPVRTNDIENHIMHSEWCDVSDASMQLIKETKARGNRVIAVGTTATRATESAAQANGGELKGWTGDTQIFIYPGYEFKVVDRLITNFHLPESTLLMLVSALSNRDNILNAYNHAVTEKYRFFSYGDAMLIDNQAK; via the coding sequence ATGCAACTTTCAGATTTTAATTTTGATCTTCCTGATGAGCTTATTGCTCGCTATCCTTTAAAAACTCGTAGTGCATCTAGACTTTTGCATTTAGATGCAAATGGTACATATCATGACCATCAGTTCACTGATATTTTAGATTTACTTTCACCAGGTGACTTACTTGTTCTCAATGATACAAAAGTAATGAAAGCTCGCCTTAAAGGAAAAAGAGCAACGGGTGGTGCTGTTGAAGTACTCGTAGAACGAATGCAAGATAAGTTTATTGCTCATTGTCATATTAAAGCGAGCAATTCACCAAAACCTGGTGCTGAACTTTTTATTGGTGAAGATCAAGTAAAAGTTACTGTTCAAGGACGTCACGAAAATTTATTTATTGTTGAGTTTTCACAGCCTATTTTAGATGTACTTGATCAATATGGTAGCCTCCCTATTCCACCATATTTTAATCGTGAAGCTGAAGATATTGACACTGAACGTTATCAGACCGTATTCAATGATCCTACGAAATTAGCTAGTGTTGCAGCTCCTACAGCAAGTCTACATTTTGATGAAGTCTTACTTAAAAAATTAGAAGAAAAAGGTATTAATAAAACCTTTGTTACATTACATGTTGGTGCTGGCACCTTCCTTCCTGTTCGTACAAATGATATTGAAAATCATATTATGCATAGCGAATGGTGTGATGTTTCAGATGCCTCAATGCAACTCATTAAAGAAACTAAAGCACGTGGGAATAGAGTCATTGCTGTAGGTACGACTGCAACACGTGCCACTGAAAGTGCTGCTCAAGCCAATGGTGGTGAACTTAAAGGCTGGACTGGTGATACACAAATCTTTATTTATCCTGGTTATGAATTTAAAGTGGTTGATCGTTTAATTACCAACTTCCACTTACCAGAATCAACACTTTTGATGCTTGTTTCTGCTTTATCGAATCGTGACAATATTTTAAATGCCTACAATCATGCAGTGACTGAAAAATATCGTTTCTTTAGTTATGGAGATGCAATGCTAATAGATAATCAAGCAAAATAA
- a CDS encoding sensor histidine kinase, translated as MKLELLEIGAETEQLGVCERSLLLGVHSQDNRIADFLKFACEILGADKGFWVFESEPYGWHFSEDACHAFTTHSQKGFSDFFLDQQYIDISHPNYQTTSVFLRTLGIEHQRFIAIDLKNEGETVGYAVFFDDKSEPYVHRKLNAIIGFVQSLLSILSLQKENALLKEIYEQESALNFSKTKFFQVIAHDLRAPFHGLLGFSEVLAREREELDDGHIEEIANYLFDTAQSTYNLLESLLNWAMAEGGRFVCHPINFDLAQTGQIVVNVLGGFAVKKNIKLINDIQENTKVYADINMITSVIQNLVSNALKFTPIDGSGKVILRTEQDDEQVYVYIHDTGLGMSQLQISTLFEPKITFSVHGTSGEKGAGLGLVLCKRFVDLNLGSISVISKEGEGTIFKVGLPKEKSLHKSS; from the coding sequence ATGAAATTAGAATTACTTGAAATTGGCGCAGAAACAGAGCAATTAGGGGTATGCGAGCGTTCGTTATTATTGGGGGTGCATTCTCAAGATAATCGTATTGCAGACTTTCTAAAATTTGCGTGTGAAATTCTGGGGGCAGATAAAGGATTTTGGGTCTTTGAAAGTGAGCCATATGGGTGGCATTTTTCAGAAGATGCGTGTCATGCTTTTACAACACATTCTCAAAAAGGCTTTAGTGATTTTTTTCTAGATCAACAATATATTGATATTTCTCATCCAAACTATCAAACAACATCTGTTTTTTTAAGAACATTAGGCATAGAACATCAGCGTTTTATCGCTATTGATTTGAAAAATGAAGGTGAAACAGTTGGATATGCTGTTTTTTTTGATGATAAAAGTGAACCTTATGTTCATCGGAAATTGAATGCCATCATTGGATTTGTTCAAAGCTTATTAAGTATTTTGAGTTTACAAAAAGAAAATGCATTACTCAAAGAAATCTATGAGCAAGAATCTGCTTTAAACTTTAGTAAAACAAAATTTTTTCAAGTGATTGCACATGATTTAAGAGCACCATTTCATGGTTTATTAGGGTTTTCAGAAGTTCTAGCACGAGAGCGAGAAGAGTTAGATGATGGACATATAGAAGAAATTGCAAATTATCTTTTTGATACAGCTCAGTCAACTTATAATCTATTAGAAAGCTTGTTAAATTGGGCAATGGCTGAGGGTGGGCGTTTTGTTTGTCATCCAATCAATTTTGATTTAGCACAAACTGGTCAGATTGTCGTGAATGTATTAGGCGGATTTGCAGTTAAGAAAAATATTAAATTAATTAATGATATTCAAGAAAATACAAAAGTTTATGCAGATATTAATATGATTACATCTGTCATTCAAAATTTGGTATCAAATGCTTTGAAGTTTACTCCAATTGATGGTTCTGGAAAGGTTATTTTACGAACTGAGCAGGATGATGAACAAGTCTATGTTTATATTCATGATACAGGTCTTGGAATGTCACAGTTACAAATTTCTACCCTCTTTGAACCTAAAATAACTTTCAGTGTTCATGGTACAAGTGGGGAAAAGGGGGCTGGTCTTGGGTTAGTTTTATGCAAGAGGTTTGTTGATTTAAATTTGGGTTCAATTTCAGTTATATCTAAGGAAGGTGAAGGAACTATCTTTAAAGTTGGCTTACCTAAGGAAAAAAGTCTACATAAAAGTAGTTGA
- the glnE gene encoding bifunctional [glutamate--ammonia ligase]-adenylyl-L-tyrosine phosphorylase/[glutamate--ammonia-ligase] adenylyltransferase, producing MNLDHLHKTLVASQYAEQVLEKHKSLLEQDYQRDQFFSSLSKTDLKEIITSEVAHITDEMQWMSAIRILRARLMFRWIWQDSNQLTNVIQLTQELSDFADLAVSAAKEFAYRPLVAKYGEPIGYGGKVQDLIVIAMGKHGAQELNLSSDIDLIFAFDEQGETNGRKCIDVQQFCIFWGQKLIYLLDHITADGFVFRVDMRLRPWGDGSALAISHGALEKYLSQHGREWERYAWIKARIVTGGKEGQELLQMTRPFVFRKYVDYTAFEAMREMKAMIEREVLRRNIEDDIKLGAGGIREVEFIVQVFQLIYGGSKLELQDRKCLVSLHHLGEAELLDQKAVIELEDAYLFLRRIEHAIQALNDQQTQSLPTEPDLRQRMIDTLGYSSWEAFLDVLNDKRAKVTYQFEHLIKEKEADPLIESFSQLEKQLNEILDENAKNLVYEFWHGHALKKLPAKAVQRLKMFWPHLIEAILQSDKPQTALVRLMPLVESVMRRTVYLVMLIESKGALQRLVKMATVSPWICEELTHYPVLLDEFLSMDFELPKRQDLEDSLRQQLLRIEIDQVEDQLRVLRLFKKSNVLTVAASDVLAESPLMKVSDALTDIAEVSVQAALHLAYEMTAKKHGFPLDADGLRCSLDHTAFTVIGYGKVGGIELGYGSDLDLVFIHYMDEQADTDGQKQISGFEFAMRVAQKFMSLMTTQTLDGRVYEIDTRLRPSGEAGLLVTSLKAFEQYQLKSAWMWEHQALVRARPIAGEQSLRQKFEELRCSILTLTRDEKFVREEVLKMRQKMKDHLGSSKEQKKEGIFHLKQDAGGIVDIEFMAQYAVLAWSGSNPDLAHYSDNVRILEDAAKANCLSSSDATALIQAYLSERAESHRLALANQSMQVTASDWHDTREVVCKLWQRLIDPSAMFALDRNDCV from the coding sequence ATGAATTTAGACCATTTGCATAAAACTTTAGTTGCTAGTCAATATGCTGAACAAGTACTAGAAAAGCATAAATCTTTATTAGAGCAAGATTACCAACGAGACCAATTTTTTAGCTCATTAAGTAAAACAGATTTAAAAGAAATAATTACATCTGAAGTGGCTCATATTACAGATGAAATGCAATGGATGAGTGCTATTCGAATTCTAAGAGCACGTCTCATGTTTCGCTGGATTTGGCAGGATTCGAATCAATTGACGAATGTGATTCAGTTGACGCAAGAATTATCTGACTTTGCAGATTTAGCTGTAAGCGCAGCAAAAGAGTTTGCTTATCGACCATTGGTTGCTAAATATGGTGAGCCTATTGGTTATGGTGGGAAAGTACAGGATTTAATTGTGATTGCTATGGGGAAGCATGGTGCACAAGAACTTAATTTATCAAGTGATATAGATTTAATATTTGCCTTTGATGAACAAGGTGAAACCAATGGTCGTAAGTGTATTGATGTTCAACAATTTTGTATTTTTTGGGGACAAAAATTAATTTACTTATTGGATCATATTACAGCAGATGGTTTTGTTTTTCGTGTAGATATGCGTTTACGTCCTTGGGGAGATGGATCAGCTCTAGCAATTAGTCATGGTGCTTTAGAAAAGTATTTAAGTCAGCATGGTCGTGAGTGGGAGCGTTATGCTTGGATCAAAGCTCGTATTGTGACGGGTGGAAAAGAAGGGCAAGAATTATTACAAATGACACGTCCATTTGTATTTAGAAAATATGTCGATTACACCGCTTTTGAAGCTATGCGTGAAATGAAAGCGATGATTGAGAGAGAGGTTCTACGCCGTAATATTGAAGATGATATTAAGTTAGGCGCAGGTGGTATTCGCGAAGTTGAATTTATTGTTCAAGTGTTTCAGCTTATTTATGGTGGTTCAAAGTTAGAGTTACAAGATCGTAAATGTTTGGTGAGCTTGCATCATTTGGGTGAAGCTGAATTATTAGACCAAAAAGCAGTGATTGAATTAGAAGATGCTTATTTATTTTTACGACGTATTGAACATGCTATTCAGGCTTTAAATGATCAACAGACTCAGTCTTTACCTACTGAGCCAGATTTACGTCAAAGAATGATTGATACATTAGGGTATTCTTCATGGGAAGCATTTTTAGATGTTTTAAATGATAAAAGAGCAAAAGTAACTTATCAATTTGAGCATTTAATTAAGGAAAAGGAAGCAGATCCTTTAATCGAAAGTTTTTCTCAATTAGAAAAACAATTAAATGAAATTTTAGATGAAAATGCAAAAAACTTAGTCTATGAATTTTGGCATGGACATGCATTAAAAAAATTACCTGCCAAAGCCGTTCAGCGGTTAAAAATGTTTTGGCCACATTTAATTGAAGCAATTTTACAATCAGATAAACCGCAAACAGCTTTAGTTCGCTTAATGCCTTTGGTTGAGTCGGTAATGCGAAGAACTGTTTATTTGGTTATGCTGATTGAAAGCAAAGGTGCATTACAACGATTAGTCAAAATGGCAACAGTAAGTCCTTGGATTTGTGAGGAACTTACTCATTATCCAGTGCTGCTTGATGAATTCTTGTCGATGGATTTTGAATTACCTAAACGACAAGATTTGGAAGATTCATTACGTCAACAATTATTACGTATTGAAATTGATCAGGTAGAAGATCAGTTACGTGTACTCCGTTTATTTAAAAAATCGAATGTACTGACGGTTGCTGCAAGTGATGTTTTAGCAGAAAGCCCGTTAATGAAAGTTTCTGATGCGTTGACGGATATTGCTGAAGTTTCAGTTCAGGCAGCATTACATTTAGCTTATGAAATGACTGCAAAAAAACATGGCTTTCCATTAGATGCAGATGGTCTAAGATGCTCTTTAGATCATACGGCTTTTACTGTTATTGGTTATGGGAAAGTGGGGGGGATTGAACTAGGATACGGTTCAGATTTAGATCTCGTGTTTATTCATTATATGGATGAGCAAGCCGATACAGATGGTCAAAAGCAAATTAGTGGATTTGAATTTGCAATGCGTGTTGCTCAAAAATTTATGTCTTTAATGACGACACAAACTTTAGATGGTCGTGTCTATGAAATTGACACACGTTTAAGACCATCAGGTGAAGCTGGATTATTGGTAACGAGTCTAAAAGCATTTGAACAATATCAATTAAAAAGTGCATGGATGTGGGAGCATCAAGCATTAGTTCGAGCAAGACCAATTGCTGGTGAGCAAAGTTTACGCCAGAAATTTGAAGAATTACGCTGTAGTATTTTGACTTTAACAAGAGATGAAAAATTTGTTCGAGAAGAAGTCTTAAAAATGCGTCAAAAAATGAAAGATCACCTCGGTTCATCGAAAGAACAGAAAAAAGAGGGAATTTTTCATTTAAAACAGGATGCAGGTGGTATCGTTGATATCGAATTTATGGCACAGTATGCAGTATTGGCATGGAGTGGGTCGAATCCTGATCTCGCCCATTACTCCGACAACGTACGAATCCTTGAGGATGCCGCAAAAGCAAATTGCTTATCAAGCAGCGACGCGACAGCATTGATTCAAGCTTATCTTAGTGAACGAGCCGAGAGCCACCGTTTAGCCCTTGCAAATCAATCCATGCAAGTGACTGCTTCGGACTGGCACGATACCCGAGAGGTCGTTTGCAAGTTATGGCAAAGATTAATAGATCCAAGTGCAATGTTTGCCTTGGATAGAAATGACTGTGTATAA
- a CDS encoding branched-chain amino acid transaminase translates to MNLADRDGFIWQDGQLVDWREAKTHVLTHTLHYSMGVFEGVRAYETPNGTAIFRLKEHTKRLLNSAKIYQMKVPFDHAALEQAQIDVVRENKLASCYLRPIIFIGSEKLGIAATDNTIHAVVAAWSWGAYLGEEAMAKGIRVKTSSFTHHHPNVTMCKAKASGNYTLSILAHQEVAHAGYDEAMLLDPQGYVCQGSGENVFLVRDGVIHTPDIAGGALDGITRQTIITIAKDLGYEVVERRITRDEFYIADEAFFTGTAAEVTPIREYDDRQIGEGVRGPITTAIQKAYFDAVQGKDPKYAHWLTYVK, encoded by the coding sequence ATGAATTTGGCTGATCGTGATGGTTTTATTTGGCAAGATGGACAATTAGTTGATTGGCGTGAGGCTAAAACTCACGTATTAACACATACTTTACACTATAGTATGGGTGTGTTTGAGGGTGTCCGTGCTTACGAAACTCCGAATGGAACGGCGATTTTCCGTTTAAAAGAACATACAAAACGTTTATTAAATTCTGCAAAAATTTATCAAATGAAAGTTCCATTTGATCATGCAGCATTAGAACAAGCGCAAATCGATGTTGTACGTGAAAATAAATTAGCATCTTGCTATTTACGTCCAATTATTTTCATTGGTTCAGAAAAATTAGGTATTGCGGCTACTGACAATACTATTCATGCAGTTGTTGCTGCATGGAGCTGGGGTGCTTACCTTGGTGAAGAGGCAATGGCAAAGGGTATTCGTGTTAAAACCTCTTCATTTACACACCATCATCCAAATGTGACGATGTGTAAAGCGAAAGCATCTGGTAACTACACTTTATCTATTCTTGCACACCAAGAAGTTGCGCATGCAGGTTATGATGAAGCAATGTTATTAGACCCACAAGGTTATGTGTGCCAAGGTTCGGGCGAAAACGTATTCTTAGTACGTGATGGTGTAATTCATACTCCAGATATCGCTGGTGGTGCGCTTGATGGTATTACACGTCAAACGATTATCACAATTGCCAAAGATCTTGGTTATGAAGTGGTTGAACGCCGTATTACTCGTGATGAATTCTACATTGCAGATGAAGCATTCTTTACAGGTACTGCTGCGGAAGTAACACCAATTCGTGAATATGATGATCGTCAAATTGGTGAAGGTGTTCGTGGTCCAATCACGACAGCAATTCAAAAAGCTTATTTTGATGCTGTTCAGGGTAAAGATCCGAAATATGCTCACTGGTTAACTTATGTAAAATAA
- a CDS encoding PIG-L family deacetylase has protein sequence MKNFFLFFFRYIFTLGYRTSSSQSIQKQNHIEPTPLTNFKSSFFIVAHPDDIELFMGREARHQILEQPNTKKIFIVLSAGDANRKNRKKIFREITWWKAREQAHTLSISYWNNNRDPAIESEISINQRKITKITLGSSIVLYNFRLTDADKTTSLDDLLNQTSEKIYDLAHHQAYTKQDIQNSLLELIEHENQGAISSSFYIMDESYDRNPGDHKDHKATSTIFREIYPKISINEKSLHGYLTYFVKDKEVNLEGEDKHVSFETWRIIADELERNGYKRNDDPHHMQWVGKEYKAYDIKVIDEKDL, from the coding sequence ATGAAAAACTTTTTCCTGTTCTTTTTCCGTTATATTTTTACATTAGGATATCGAACATCATCTTCTCAATCTATTCAAAAACAAAATCATATTGAACCGACACCATTAACAAATTTTAAAAGTTCATTTTTTATTGTTGCCCATCCAGATGATATTGAATTATTTATGGGTCGCGAAGCTCGACATCAAATTTTAGAACAACCCAATACAAAAAAAATCTTCATTGTTCTTTCTGCTGGAGATGCAAATAGAAAAAATCGTAAAAAGATTTTCCGAGAAATCACATGGTGGAAAGCACGAGAACAAGCACATACACTTTCTATTTCATATTGGAATAATAATCGAGATCCAGCAATTGAAAGTGAAATTAGCATCAATCAAAGAAAAATTACTAAAATTACTTTAGGTTCTTCCATTGTTTTATATAACTTTCGTTTAACAGATGCCGATAAAACAACATCTTTAGATGATTTACTTAATCAGACAAGCGAAAAAATTTATGATTTAGCTCATCATCAAGCTTATACAAAACAAGATATCCAAAATTCATTGTTAGAATTAATTGAACATGAAAATCAAGGTGCAATCAGTTCTTCATTTTATATTATGGATGAAAGTTATGATCGTAACCCTGGTGACCATAAAGATCACAAAGCGACATCGACTATATTTAGAGAAATTTATCCTAAAATTTCAATAAATGAAAAGTCTTTACATGGCTATCTCACCTATTTTGTCAAAGATAAAGAAGTTAATTTGGAAGGTGAAGATAAACACGTAAGCTTTGAAACTTGGCGTATTATTGCTGATGAACTTGAGCGCAATGGCTACAAACGTAATGATGATCCACATCATATGCAATGGGTAGGTAAAGAATATAAAGCATATGACATCAAAGTAATTGACGAGAAAGACTTATAG